A single region of the Acipenser ruthenus chromosome 57, fAciRut3.2 maternal haplotype, whole genome shotgun sequence genome encodes:
- the LOC117962815 gene encoding zinc finger protein 566-like, producing MMMAEMGLDVKRRRILKPTAVPTILKQTQAAGIDVDPQAKRPRKAFEKREKSRVVDSILSNEREDDGTSEWCQGEAMEGPVLEQPANLSSSTCQTEPVQKKINTKESVKVQTVMPGMRGVRTDQPHSKEVSEMEAAHISPELPIRWVVSADRTVEIKEEVTELGCDQANERSLQEETPPSSITERGTDMKLVHLGRGQASKMASSRIKEETPEFEPVPIKEESPVLEPVHIKKEVTVLEPVHVKEEAPGLEHVHVKEEAPGLEHVHVKEEAPGLEHVHVKEEAPGLEHVHVKEEAPGLEHVHVKEESPVLESVHIKEESPVLESAESEHHLSTSTVDEGEHDSNPSPPCRNSSSCKPQQRKHREMTPQNVNKLGTCLVKIPSLQDRRPLSLESIETAYSVCVNNSETQGNLKILPCSTEGGTSSRQLGSPETHKGNHTGGTPFPCAKCGKSFSDLSHLKMHQCVHTGEKPYPCTECGKRFSHFSSLKTHHRFHTGEKLNHCSDCGMAFSRLQCFIRHQRIHTGEKPYHCNVCGRRFNDLGNLRQHIKTHTADKPHHCNACGKSFTQLEHLKTHQRRHRGEKPYHCNECGKSFTQSSNFKIHQRIHTGEKPYHCSDCEKRFNHSSHLKKHLTIHTRVKPYPCTECGEKFSQLMSLEEHKRIHRIEAV from the exons ATGATGATGGCAGAGATGGGCCTGGATGTCAAAAGAAGGCGTATTTTAAAACCAACCGCGGTTCCAACCATTCTGAAGCAAACACAAGCTGCTGGCATTGATGTGGATCCCCAAGCGAAACGACCAAGAAAGGCGTTTGAGAAACGGGAGAAGTCTCGG GTTGTGGACTCAATTTTGTCGAATGAAAGAGAGGATGATGGTACTTCAGAATGGTGTCAGGGTGAAGCCATGGAAGGTCCTGTGTTGGAACAACCAGCAAATCTTTCATCATCAACATGCCAGACAGAGCcagttcagaaaaaaataaatacaaaagaaagtgTGAAAGTTCAGACAGTCATGCCAGGAATGAGAGGGG TGAGAACGGATCAGCCTCACTCAAAGGAAGTTTCtgagatggaagcagctcacatcagcccagagcttcctattcgatgggttgtttctgcagacaggactgttgagatcaaggaggaagtgactgagctggggtgtgaccaggccaatgagcggagcctgcaggaggaaacgccaccttctagcatcactgagagag gtacTGATATGAAATTGGTACATCTTGGTAGAGGACAAGCATCAAAAATGGCATCTTCTCGCATTAAAGAGGAGACCCCAGAATTCGAACCTGTCCccattaaagaggagagtcctgtactagaaccTGTCCACATTAAGAAAGAAGTCACAGTGCTGGAAcctgtccatgttaaagaggaggcccctggactggaacatgtccatgttaaagaggaggcccctggactggaacatgtccatgttaaagaggaggcccctggactggaacatgtccatgttaaagaggaggcccctggactggaacatgtccatgttaaagaggaggcccctggactggaacatgtccatgttaaagaggaaAGTCCTGTGCTGGAATcagtccacattaaagaggaaagTCCTGTGCTGGAATCGGCAGAAAGTGAACACCAcctttcaa cttctactgtagatgaaggagaacacgactccaatCCATCACCCCCCTGCAGAAACTCTTCCAGTTGCAAACCACAGCAGAGGAAACACAGGGAGATGACACCCCAAAATGTGAACAAATTGGGAACTTGTTTAGTTAAAATtccttctttacaagacagacgACCGCTTTCTCTGGAGAGTATAGAAACTGCatattctgtgtgtgtgaacaattctgaaacccagggcaacttgaagatCTTGCCTTGTTCCACTGAAGGTGGGACGAGTTCCCGTCAGTTAGGCTctcctgaaactcacaagggaaatcacACAGGAGGGACTCCATTTCCCTGTGctaaatgtgggaagagtttcagtgatTTATCACACCTTAAAATGCACCAgtgtgttcacacaggagagaaaccttatccatgtactgagtgtgggaagagattcagtcattTCTCATCCCTTAAAACCCACCACCgctttcacacaggagagaaactgaaCCACTGTAGTGATTGTGGGATGGCTTTTAGTAGATTACAATGCTTTATAAgacatcagcgaattcacacaggagagaaaccataccaCTGTAATGTTTGTGGGAGGCGCTTCAATGATTTAGGAAATCTTAGACAACACATAAAAACTCACACTGCAGAtaaaccacaccactgtaatgcatgtgggaagagcttcactCAATTAGAAcatcttaaaacacaccagcgacgtcacagaggagagaaaccttatcattgtaatgaatgtgggaagagcttcactCAATCATCAAATTTTAAAATACACCaacgaattcatacaggagaaaaACCATATCACTGTAGTGATTGTGAGAAGAGGTTCAATCACTCATCTCACCTTAAAAAACACCTTACAATTCACACTAGAGTGAAGCCCTATCCCTGCACTGAATGTGGGGAGAAGTTCAGTCAGTTAATGAGTCTTGAAGAACACAAGAGAATTCACAGAATTGAAGCCGTTTGA